A genomic stretch from Haemophilus parainfluenzae ATCC 33392 includes:
- the hypD gene encoding hydrogenase formation protein HypD: MQFVDEFRDPELAKSLLQRLQKVMENQPHFTPENPLYLMEVCGGHTHTIFKFGLDRLLPKSIEFIHGPGCPVCVLPMGRIDVCIEIARRPEVIFCTFGDAMRVRGRLGSLLEAKAQGADVRIVYSPLDALNIALNNPDKKVVFFSLGFETTMPSAAITLQQAKKQQVKNFFVVCQNITIIPTLHSLLSQGQVKIDGFLAPGHVSMVIGSEPYQELCDTYHKPFVITGFEPLDILQAILMLVTQIVEKRSEVENQYKRIVHQHGNVLAQQAISEVFRLKASSEWRGLGEIAESGVELTDDYQCFDAEAHFACQPHQVADDPDSRCGDVLIGKCKPADCPLFAKKCNPDNAYGALMVSSEGACAAYYQYRRE; the protein is encoded by the coding sequence ATGCAGTTTGTTGATGAATTTCGTGATCCTGAACTGGCTAAAAGTTTGTTACAGCGACTACAAAAAGTAATGGAAAACCAACCGCACTTTACGCCAGAAAATCCGTTATATCTGATGGAGGTCTGTGGCGGACATACTCATACCATTTTTAAATTTGGGCTGGATCGTTTATTACCCAAAAGTATTGAATTTATTCACGGTCCAGGCTGCCCTGTGTGTGTATTACCGATGGGGCGAATTGATGTATGTATTGAGATTGCTCGTCGCCCCGAAGTAATTTTCTGTACTTTCGGTGATGCCATGCGAGTACGTGGACGTTTAGGTTCATTATTAGAAGCCAAAGCACAGGGCGCGGATGTTCGTATTGTTTATTCACCACTTGATGCGTTGAATATCGCATTGAATAATCCAGACAAAAAAGTGGTGTTCTTTTCACTCGGTTTTGAAACAACTATGCCGAGTGCCGCAATTACCTTGCAACAAGCTAAAAAACAGCAGGTAAAAAACTTTTTTGTGGTATGCCAAAATATTACCATCATTCCGACATTACACAGCTTATTGTCACAAGGACAAGTCAAAATTGACGGCTTCCTTGCACCAGGTCATGTTAGCATGGTGATTGGTTCTGAACCTTATCAGGAATTGTGTGACACCTATCATAAGCCTTTTGTGATCACCGGTTTTGAGCCTTTAGATATCCTACAAGCAATTTTAATGTTGGTGACACAGATTGTTGAAAAACGCAGTGAAGTGGAAAATCAGTATAAACGCATTGTGCACCAGCATGGTAATGTGTTGGCGCAACAGGCAATCAGCGAAGTGTTCCGCTTGAAAGCCAGCAGCGAATGGCGTGGATTAGGCGAAATTGCAGAATCAGGCGTAGAACTGACAGATGATTATCAATGCTTTGATGCAGAAGCGCATTTTGCTTGTCAGCCACATCAAGTTGCCGATGATCCTGATTCTCGCTGCGGCGATGTATTAATCGGAAAATGTAAGCCAGCGGATTGCCCATTATTTGCTAAAAAATGTAATCCTGACAATGCCTATGGTGCATTGATGGTATCTTCCGAAGGGGCATGTGCGGCCTATTATCAATATAGACGGGAATAA
- the purR gene encoding HTH-type transcriptional repressor PurR, with amino-acid sequence MATIKDVAKMAGVSTTTVSHVINKTRFVAKETEEAVMQAIKSLKYSPSAVARSLKVNTTKSIGMIVTTSESPYFAEIIHAVEDHCYRQGYSLFLCNTQNDPEKIKNHVEMLAKKRVDGLLVMCSEYTQHSLDVLSSFSSVPMVVMDWGPNADTDIIEDNSFTGGYIATKHLIDCGHKEIGLIAGELDKTTARTRYEGFVKAMNEANLPIHENWIMEGFFEPEDGYECMNKILAQDSLPTAVFCCNDVMALGAISAITEKGLRVPDDISIIGYDNIHSSRFYAPPLTTIHQSKSRLGAQAVNLLFERIANKDNDNHEKHRIAIHPELVIRKSVRNLK; translated from the coding sequence ATGGCAACAATTAAAGATGTCGCAAAAATGGCCGGTGTTTCCACCACCACTGTTTCCCATGTAATTAATAAAACCCGTTTTGTAGCAAAAGAAACCGAAGAGGCGGTGATGCAAGCCATTAAAAGCTTGAAATACTCACCAAGTGCTGTTGCTCGGAGTTTAAAAGTCAATACGACAAAATCCATTGGGATGATTGTTACCACCAGTGAATCCCCTTATTTTGCTGAAATCATTCATGCCGTTGAAGATCATTGTTATCGTCAAGGCTATTCACTTTTTTTGTGTAATACACAAAATGATCCTGAAAAAATTAAAAACCACGTCGAAATGCTTGCCAAAAAACGCGTAGATGGTTTATTGGTCATGTGTTCTGAATACACACAACATTCACTTGATGTGCTTTCTAGTTTCTCGTCTGTGCCGATGGTGGTAATGGATTGGGGCCCAAATGCTGATACCGATATCATTGAAGATAACAGCTTTACGGGCGGTTATATTGCTACTAAGCATTTAATTGATTGTGGTCATAAAGAGATCGGTCTTATTGCGGGTGAATTAGATAAAACGACGGCAAGAACCCGTTACGAAGGCTTTGTAAAAGCCATGAATGAAGCCAATCTACCGATCCATGAAAATTGGATTATGGAAGGTTTCTTCGAACCTGAGGACGGTTATGAGTGTATGAATAAAATTCTTGCACAAGACAGCCTACCTACTGCCGTATTCTGTTGTAATGATGTGATGGCATTAGGCGCAATTTCTGCGATTACGGAAAAAGGCTTGCGTGTGCCTGATGATATCTCGATTATCGGCTATGATAATATTCACTCATCGCGTTTCTATGCACCACCACTCACAACGATTCACCAATCGAAGTCTCGTTTAGGTGCACAAGCGGTTAATCTTTTATTTGAGCGTATTGCCAATAAAGATAACGATAATCACGAAAAACACCGCATTGCTATCCATCCTGAACTCGTCATTCGAAAATCAGTTCGCAACCTTAAATAA
- a CDS encoding glycosyltransferase family 25 protein → MNKYLISLDKDVQRRELFFAQPDTADFVVFSAINTMQKEWDELAEVFNPTKFEQHYGRNVTKGEIGCTLSHLAVYRQIVEDQNVTENDYALVCEDDALFNANLSPKTIALLTEKCDADIVLIGQSKIAEFNNVELEINYPTTFSFLRQTIGDVTVAYPYKSYFAGTVAYLIKKSAARAFLKQLEQEKPFWLADDFLLFETQFQINNNVVRPLVAIENPQLVSNLEAIRGSKSNNLVKKLIKYPLKKILAVKKNLGK, encoded by the coding sequence ATGAATAAATATTTGATTTCACTAGATAAAGATGTTCAGCGTCGTGAGCTGTTTTTTGCTCAACCGGATACAGCAGATTTCGTTGTATTTTCAGCGATTAATACCATGCAAAAAGAGTGGGATGAATTGGCAGAAGTATTCAATCCAACGAAGTTTGAGCAACATTATGGACGCAACGTCACAAAAGGCGAAATTGGTTGCACATTAAGTCATTTAGCGGTTTATCGTCAGATCGTAGAAGATCAAAATGTGACGGAAAATGATTATGCATTAGTCTGTGAAGATGATGCGTTATTTAATGCTAATTTATCACCAAAAACAATCGCACTCTTAACCGAAAAATGTGATGCGGATATTGTATTAATCGGGCAGTCAAAAATTGCTGAATTTAATAATGTGGAATTAGAGATCAATTATCCAACCACTTTTTCATTCTTGCGCCAAACTATTGGTGATGTCACCGTGGCTTATCCATATAAAAGTTATTTTGCAGGTACGGTGGCATACTTAATCAAAAAATCAGCGGCACGTGCATTTTTGAAACAACTCGAACAAGAAAAACCGTTTTGGCTTGCTGATGATTTCTTATTATTTGAAACCCAATTCCAGATTAATAACAATGTGGTTCGTCCGCTTGTGGCCATTGAAAATCCACAATTAGTGAGTAATTTGGAAGCGATTCGTGGTTCAAAATCTAATAATTTAGTGAAGAAATTAATTAAATATCCACTCAAAAAAATCTTAGCAGTGAAAAAGAATTTAGGAAAATAA
- the hypE gene encoding hydrogenase expression/formation protein HypE: MTDFITMAHGNGGATMQELIRDYFIEAFDNPILSQGEDQARIALQELNALGGTLSFSTDSFVIDPIFFPGGDIGKLAVCGTANDVAVCGAVPKYLSCGFILEEGLPLETLKKLIQSMAKACQSAGIQVVTGDTKVVQKGAIDKVFINTAGIGVIPNGLDWGVHRIQPGDQIIVSGTLGDHGATILNLRENLGIQTDLRSDSAVLAPLIDCIRPIEGVKAVRDATRGGVNAVLHEFAQAQKVGIQIDETVLPIRQEVRGICELLGLDALNFANEGKLVIVADKEKTAEILTALRRHPLGENAAVIGEVTTDGKVRAVGLFGQSRLLDLPRNEPLPRIC; encoded by the coding sequence ATGACTGATTTTATTACAATGGCACACGGAAATGGTGGTGCCACAATGCAAGAGTTGATCCGCGATTATTTTATCGAGGCATTTGATAACCCGATACTTTCACAGGGCGAAGATCAGGCTCGTATTGCTTTACAAGAGTTAAATGCTTTAGGTGGAACATTGTCATTTTCTACCGATAGCTTTGTGATTGATCCGATTTTTTTCCCTGGTGGCGACATTGGTAAACTCGCTGTATGTGGTACCGCTAACGATGTAGCGGTATGCGGTGCCGTCCCAAAATATTTATCCTGTGGGTTTATTTTGGAGGAAGGCTTACCACTAGAAACTTTAAAAAAATTGATCCAGTCTATGGCAAAAGCCTGCCAGTCAGCCGGTATTCAAGTGGTAACCGGTGATACCAAAGTAGTACAAAAAGGCGCGATAGATAAAGTGTTTATCAATACAGCCGGTATTGGTGTGATACCAAATGGACTCGACTGGGGCGTGCATCGTATTCAACCAGGTGATCAGATTATTGTCAGTGGTACTTTAGGTGATCATGGTGCAACCATTTTGAATTTACGGGAAAATCTTGGTATTCAAACGGATTTACGCAGTGATAGTGCTGTGCTTGCACCGCTCATTGATTGCATTCGTCCAATTGAAGGGGTGAAAGCTGTACGCGATGCGACCCGTGGTGGTGTGAATGCAGTACTTCATGAATTTGCACAGGCACAGAAAGTAGGGATTCAAATTGATGAAACGGTATTACCAATTCGTCAGGAAGTACGTGGTATTTGCGAATTACTCGGTTTGGATGCATTAAATTTTGCTAATGAAGGCAAATTGGTAATTGTGGCAGATAAAGAAAAAACAGCTGAAATTCTAACCGCACTTCGTCGCCATCCATTAGGTGAAAACGCAGCCGTAATTGGTGAAGTGACCACTGATGGCAAAGTTCGAGCAGTTGGTCTTTTCGGTCAAAGTCGTTTATTAGACTTACCACGCAACGAACCTTTACCGCGAATCTGTTAA
- a CDS encoding glycosyltransferase family 2 protein, translating to MFSIIVPSYNRKEEIPALLESLTKQTTYNFDVVIVDDCSKEAVEVTQSYPFAVKVIRNETNQGAAESRNIGARNADNEWLLFLDDDDRFANDKCQKLADVIVEHPDVNFVYHQAKCEMVNEGFSYVTNPIEPQEISVERILLANKIGGMPMVGVKKDLFLKIGGLSTALRSLEDYDFLLKLVQDPTFKAYKVAEPLTYCTFHTKRSSVSTDTTNTQKAIDYIREHYVKTAEQEKNFAINAQYMLAYPHIMNLSRKAAFYYFEIFKLTKSIKQLVIAFVVLISPKLAINLKRFM from the coding sequence ATGTTTAGTATCATCGTGCCTTCTTATAATCGGAAAGAAGAAATTCCTGCGTTATTGGAAAGTTTAACCAAGCAAACCACCTATAATTTTGATGTGGTGATTGTGGATGATTGCTCAAAAGAAGCCGTTGAAGTAACACAATCATATCCATTTGCAGTTAAAGTGATTCGTAACGAAACCAATCAAGGGGCGGCAGAAAGCCGTAATATTGGGGCACGAAATGCGGATAATGAATGGTTGTTATTTCTTGATGACGATGATCGTTTTGCAAATGATAAATGTCAGAAATTAGCCGATGTGATTGTCGAGCATCCCGATGTTAACTTTGTTTATCATCAAGCTAAATGTGAAATGGTCAATGAAGGTTTTAGCTATGTGACTAACCCAATTGAGCCACAAGAGATTAGCGTAGAGCGAATTTTACTGGCGAATAAAATCGGTGGTATGCCGATGGTTGGAGTGAAAAAAGATCTGTTTTTAAAAATCGGTGGATTATCGACCGCACTTCGTTCATTGGAAGACTATGATTTCTTGCTGAAGCTTGTACAAGATCCAACGTTTAAAGCGTACAAAGTGGCAGAACCATTAACTTATTGTACCTTCCATACCAAGCGTTCTAGCGTATCAACAGATACCACTAATACGCAAAAAGCGATTGATTATATCCGTGAACATTATGTGAAAACGGCAGAACAAGAAAAGAATTTTGCCATCAACGCACAATATATGTTGGCTTACCCACATATTATGAATTTATCCCGTAAAGCGGCTTTTTACTATTTTGAAATTTTTAAATTAACGAAAAGTATTAAGCAGCTAGTCATTGCCTTTGTGGTTTTAATTTCACCTAAATTGGCAATTAATTTGAAGCGATTTATGTAG
- the hypB gene encoding hydrogenase nickel incorporation protein HypB, which produces MCTTCGCGHPDQVRIGELPHVHNDSNAQHATKLPNFSHSSFRMPDSPQQEETQQRLLKVEQDILGANNQLADMNRRFFANQHILALNLVSSPGSGKTTLLTTTLNALKNDYPCYVIEGDQQTENDADRIRQTGVPAIQVNTGKGCHLDAQMIGNALVKLQPQENSLMFIENVGNLVCPSEFDLGEHAKVVILSVTEGEDKPLKYPHMFAASKLMILNKVDLLPYLNFDVEKCIAYAKQVNPTIEVIQLSSQSGEGLQQWLDWLKAQER; this is translated from the coding sequence ATGTGTACAACCTGTGGCTGTGGCCATCCAGACCAAGTCAGAATCGGAGAATTACCGCATGTTCATAATGATTCCAATGCGCAACATGCAACAAAACTACCTAATTTTTCTCACTCCTCCTTCCGCATGCCAGACTCTCCACAACAAGAAGAAACCCAGCAACGATTACTGAAAGTAGAACAAGATATTCTTGGCGCAAACAATCAATTAGCCGATATGAATCGTCGCTTTTTTGCCAATCAACACATTTTGGCACTTAATCTTGTTTCAAGTCCTGGTTCAGGCAAAACAACCTTATTGACGACCACACTAAACGCATTAAAAAATGACTATCCTTGTTATGTGATCGAAGGGGATCAACAAACAGAAAATGATGCAGATCGTATTCGTCAAACGGGTGTGCCGGCGATTCAAGTTAATACGGGCAAAGGTTGTCACTTAGATGCACAAATGATTGGTAATGCATTGGTGAAATTGCAGCCACAGGAAAATAGTCTGATGTTTATTGAAAATGTCGGAAACCTAGTCTGCCCATCAGAGTTTGATTTAGGCGAGCATGCTAAAGTGGTGATCTTATCCGTGACAGAAGGCGAAGATAAACCGCTGAAATATCCACATATGTTTGCGGCTTCGAAATTAATGATTTTAAACAAAGTAGATTTACTGCCGTACTTAAATTTCGATGTGGAAAAATGTATTGCTTATGCGAAACAAGTGAATCCAACAATTGAGGTTATCCAGTTGTCTTCTCAAAGTGGAGAAGGGTTACAGCAATGGCTAGACTGGTTAAAAGCGCAAGAACGATAG
- the ppc gene encoding phosphoenolpyruvate carboxylase, translating to MTDEYRTLRHNINMLGRFLGETINDAQGEDILTLIENVRQLSKQSRAGDSQARKTLLDTLSTISNENIIPVARAFSHFLNLTNIAEQYQTVSRQHKDLQSSNRSLSALFQRLKALNTSKEEVYKTVENLLIELVLTAHPTETTRRSLIHKHVEINKCLSKLEHDDLTPKERGIIERLLLRLIAEAWHTNEIRTVRPTPFDEAKWGYAMIENSLWQGVPEFLRQLNEHAREFLGYDLPVGLRPVRISSWMGGDRDGNPFVTSKITQQVLYFARWKAADLFLNDIKSLADELSMVKCTPEFTEKYGEHLEPYRFVVKTLRTKLIATLDYFDDCLANRPPRVSQADIIMEDNQLWEPLYDCYQSLMACGMRIIANGSLLDILHRIRCFGVTLSQMDIRQESTRHTDAIAEITRYLGIGDYAQWSEAEKQSFLVRELNSRRPLIPTHWEPSAETQEILDTCKVIAQQKQGVIACYIISMARSASDVLAVHLLLKEAGVPYHIPVVPLFETLDDLDASEGVTRQLFNIGWYRGVINNHQMVMIGYSDSAKDAGMMAASWAQYRAQEALVNLTEELGIELTLFHGRGGTIGRGGAPAHAALLSQPPRSLKNGLRVTEQGEMIRFKLGLPEVAVETFDLYASAILEANLLPPPEPKAEWRTVMDELSATSCDIYRSVVRGDKDFVPYFRSATPEQELSKLPLGSRPAKRNPNGGVESLRAIPWIFAWMQNRLMLPAWLGAGAAIQKIVDEGKGHIIEEMCKAWPFFSTRVGMLEMVFSKTDTWLSEQYDHNLVKKELWYLGENLRNQLNADIKTVLSLSHKDELMADLPWIADSIALRNVYTDPLNLLQVELLRRFRESPENPSPDVEQALMITITGIAAGMRNTG from the coding sequence ATGACTGATGAGTATCGCACTCTCCGCCATAACATTAATATGTTAGGGCGTTTTCTTGGAGAAACCATTAATGATGCACAAGGCGAAGACATTCTCACCTTAATTGAAAATGTTCGCCAATTATCCAAACAATCTCGAGCTGGCGATAGCCAAGCACGTAAAACATTGTTGGATACCCTTTCCACCATTTCAAATGAAAATATTATTCCTGTTGCACGAGCATTCAGCCATTTCCTTAACTTAACGAATATCGCTGAACAATACCAAACGGTCTCTCGTCAACATAAAGATTTACAATCTTCTAATCGTTCATTAAGTGCTTTATTCCAACGCTTAAAAGCATTAAATACTTCAAAAGAAGAAGTTTACAAAACCGTTGAAAACTTACTTATTGAACTGGTATTAACGGCACACCCAACCGAAACCACACGTCGTTCTTTAATCCATAAACACGTTGAGATCAATAAATGCTTAAGCAAATTAGAGCACGATGATTTAACGCCTAAAGAACGCGGCATTATTGAACGCTTGCTACTTCGTTTAATTGCTGAAGCATGGCATACCAATGAAATCCGTACCGTTCGCCCTACGCCATTCGATGAAGCAAAATGGGGTTACGCCATGATTGAAAACAGCCTATGGCAAGGGGTGCCGGAATTCTTACGTCAATTAAATGAACATGCTCGTGAATTTTTGGGGTACGATTTACCAGTGGGCTTACGTCCTGTCCGAATTTCTTCTTGGATGGGTGGTGACCGTGATGGCAATCCATTTGTTACTTCAAAAATTACGCAACAAGTACTCTATTTTGCTCGTTGGAAAGCTGCAGATTTATTCTTAAATGACATTAAATCTCTTGCTGATGAATTATCCATGGTGAAATGCACACCAGAATTTACCGAAAAATATGGTGAACATTTAGAGCCTTATCGTTTTGTAGTCAAAACGCTTCGTACAAAACTTATCGCCACTCTTGATTACTTTGATGATTGCCTGGCAAATCGTCCGCCACGCGTAAGCCAAGCGGATATCATCATGGAAGATAATCAACTTTGGGAACCGCTCTATGATTGCTATCAATCATTAATGGCGTGTGGCATGCGGATTATCGCTAATGGTTCATTATTAGATATTTTGCATCGTATTCGTTGTTTTGGTGTCACTCTTTCACAAATGGATATCCGTCAAGAAAGTACCCGTCATACAGATGCCATTGCTGAAATTACCCGTTATCTTGGCATTGGCGATTATGCACAATGGAGCGAAGCAGAAAAACAATCTTTCTTAGTACGCGAGTTAAATTCTCGTCGCCCATTAATTCCAACCCATTGGGAACCCTCTGCTGAAACCCAAGAAATTTTAGATACTTGCAAAGTCATTGCCCAACAAAAACAAGGCGTGATTGCTTGCTATATTATTTCTATGGCAAGAAGTGCCTCTGATGTGCTTGCCGTACATTTATTATTAAAAGAAGCGGGGGTGCCTTATCATATTCCTGTCGTGCCACTCTTTGAAACCTTAGATGACTTAGATGCCTCTGAAGGCGTCACGCGTCAATTGTTTAATATTGGTTGGTATCGTGGTGTGATTAATAATCATCAAATGGTGATGATTGGCTATTCTGACTCAGCTAAAGATGCAGGCATGATGGCAGCTTCATGGGCACAATATCGTGCACAAGAAGCGTTAGTTAATTTAACCGAAGAACTGGGTATTGAACTCACTTTATTCCATGGTCGTGGTGGTACAATCGGTCGTGGTGGTGCTCCTGCACATGCAGCATTACTTTCTCAACCTCCACGCTCACTCAAAAATGGTTTACGCGTCACCGAACAAGGGGAAATGATTCGCTTTAAACTCGGTTTACCCGAAGTTGCAGTTGAAACCTTTGACCTTTACGCGAGTGCAATTTTGGAAGCAAACTTACTTCCACCGCCAGAACCAAAAGCAGAATGGCGTACCGTCATGGATGAGCTTTCCGCTACTTCATGCGACATTTACCGTAGTGTTGTTCGTGGTGATAAAGACTTCGTGCCTTATTTCCGCAGTGCCACACCGGAACAAGAACTGTCTAAACTACCACTTGGCTCTCGCCCTGCAAAACGTAATCCAAATGGTGGCGTGGAAAGCTTGCGTGCCATTCCATGGATTTTTGCTTGGATGCAAAACCGCTTAATGCTACCAGCATGGCTTGGTGCGGGTGCGGCAATTCAAAAAATTGTAGATGAAGGCAAAGGTCATATTATTGAAGAAATGTGTAAAGCTTGGCCATTCTTCTCTACTCGTGTGGGGATGTTAGAAATGGTGTTCAGTAAAACCGATACTTGGCTTTCTGAGCAATATGATCATAACTTGGTGAAAAAAGAGCTTTGGTACTTAGGTGAAAATCTGCGTAATCAACTCAATGCAGATATTAAAACTGTGCTTTCGCTTTCTCACAAAGATGAATTAATGGCGGACTTACCGTGGATCGCGGATTCTATTGCATTACGTAATGTTTATACGGATCCGCTCAATCTCCTTCAAGTGGAATTGCTCCGTCGTTTCCGTGAATCACCTGAAAACCCAAGCCCTGATGTCGAACAAGCCTTGATGATTACCATCACTGGTATTGCAGCAGGTATGCGAAATACGGGCTAG
- a CDS encoding glycosyltransferase family 2 protein, whose product MKFSVLMSLYIKENPQYLRECFESLVAQTHPADEIVLVFDGAVTPELEAVVSEFETKLPLNLVKLPKNLGLGKALNEGLKHCSPDWVFRMDTDDICVPERFAKQVAFIEQHPDTIIFGGQIAEFGENIQDIVAYRNVPTDAQDIVKFTQKRCPFNHMTVAYQKSAVINCGGYEDLQEDYYLWIKLIAQGQKVANLPDILVYARVGNGMVGRRRGLNQAKAEWRLFKLKHRLGIQGLFSGLFTFALRSGSRLLPTSLLKAVYNQFLRK is encoded by the coding sequence ATGAAATTTTCAGTTTTAATGTCCTTATATATTAAGGAAAACCCACAATATTTAAGAGAATGTTTTGAAAGTTTAGTGGCTCAAACCCATCCGGCAGATGAGATTGTGTTGGTGTTTGATGGTGCTGTCACACCTGAATTGGAAGCCGTGGTTTCTGAATTCGAAACAAAATTACCCTTAAACTTAGTGAAATTGCCAAAAAATTTAGGTTTAGGTAAAGCACTCAATGAAGGATTGAAACATTGTTCACCCGATTGGGTATTCCGTATGGATACCGATGATATTTGTGTGCCAGAACGTTTTGCGAAACAAGTGGCGTTTATTGAGCAGCACCCGGATACGATTATTTTCGGTGGGCAGATTGCTGAGTTTGGCGAAAATATTCAAGACATTGTGGCATATCGTAACGTGCCGACTGATGCACAAGATATCGTTAAATTTACCCAAAAACGTTGTCCGTTCAACCACATGACGGTGGCATATCAAAAAAGTGCGGTCATTAATTGTGGTGGATATGAAGATTTACAGGAAGATTATTACCTGTGGATTAAGCTCATAGCACAAGGACAAAAAGTGGCAAACTTGCCAGATATTTTAGTTTATGCCCGCGTGGGCAATGGCATGGTAGGGCGTCGTCGAGGTTTAAACCAAGCGAAAGCAGAATGGCGTTTATTTAAATTGAAACATCGCTTAGGTATTCAAGGTTTATTTTCTGGCCTATTCACCTTTGCCTTGCGTTCAGGTTCTCGCTTATTACCAACCTCATTATTGAAAGCTGTTTATAACCAATTTTTACGCAAATAA
- a CDS encoding HI1450 family dsDNA-mimic protein: MTTDIQKLDPDAAIDLAYDIFLEMAGENLDPADIMLFNLQFEDRGAVEFVETADDWEQEIGVLIDPEAFAEVWVGLVNEKDEMDDVFAKFLISHREEDREFHVIWKK, encoded by the coding sequence ATGACAACTGATATTCAAAAACTTGATCCCGATGCAGCGATTGATCTTGCTTATGATATTTTCTTAGAAATGGCGGGCGAAAATCTCGATCCGGCTGATATTATGCTATTCAATCTACAATTTGAAGATCGTGGTGCGGTCGAGTTTGTCGAAACTGCCGATGATTGGGAACAAGAAATTGGGGTATTAATCGATCCTGAGGCTTTTGCTGAAGTGTGGGTAGGATTAGTGAATGAGAAAGATGAAATGGATGATGTGTTTGCGAAATTCTTAATTTCACACCGAGAAGAAGATCGTGAATTTCACGTTATTTGGAAAAAATAG
- a CDS encoding lytic murein transglycosylase has protein sequence MNLISTLKMTALSTALLLVGCSSNTTTTTSSTKSIPSVSSNAVYSKPRTLDNFNDYVQFLKGKAAAEGVSLSILNAQNNIQYMQKAVDLDRAQAGRSQRNADQPQLPNPNGTTNYLNKVLTQNKVDIAEERYWEVQAPLQQASQRYGVQQEYILALWGMESSFGYYQGSYDVLSALATLAFDGRREALFSKEFVNAMKMLERDHIQRHRMLGSWAGAMGQTQFMPSAFLNYAADGNNDGVKDIWTNQFDAFASIANYLHTVGWDNKLPWGVEVTLNQPLDLSLSGIEKNKARSLSDWQSKGVTLASFSQQEQDKLAALSQADLWLVRPDKEVGRAFLVSNNYRTILDWNKSNYFGVSIGMFADRIKMATGL, from the coding sequence ATGAATTTAATCTCAACGTTAAAAATGACGGCATTATCGACCGCACTTTTATTAGTGGGTTGTTCAAGCAATACGACAACAACCACGTCATCCACAAAAAGTATTCCGTCAGTAAGCAGTAATGCTGTTTATAGCAAACCGAGAACTTTAGATAACTTTAATGATTATGTACAGTTCTTAAAAGGCAAAGCGGCTGCTGAAGGCGTATCGTTGTCAATATTGAATGCACAAAATAATATTCAATATATGCAAAAAGCTGTGGATTTGGATCGTGCTCAAGCGGGGAGAAGTCAGCGTAATGCGGATCAACCACAGTTACCGAATCCAAACGGTACAACGAATTATTTGAATAAAGTACTGACCCAAAACAAAGTAGACATTGCCGAAGAGCGTTATTGGGAAGTCCAGGCACCATTACAACAAGCCAGCCAACGCTATGGCGTTCAACAAGAATATATCCTTGCTTTATGGGGTATGGAAAGTAGTTTTGGCTATTATCAAGGTAGCTATGATGTACTATCAGCTTTAGCCACATTAGCCTTTGATGGCAGACGTGAAGCCTTATTTAGCAAAGAATTTGTGAATGCGATGAAGATGTTAGAACGTGATCATATTCAACGCCACAGAATGTTAGGTTCTTGGGCGGGTGCAATGGGGCAAACCCAATTCATGCCAAGTGCATTCTTAAATTATGCAGCAGATGGCAATAATGATGGTGTGAAGGACATTTGGACGAACCAATTTGATGCGTTTGCTTCAATTGCAAATTATCTCCACACTGTAGGTTGGGATAACAAATTGCCTTGGGGTGTAGAAGTAACATTAAATCAACCATTAGATTTATCGCTTTCTGGTATTGAGAAGAATAAAGCACGTTCACTCAGCGACTGGCAGTCTAAAGGTGTCACTTTAGCGAGCTTTAGCCAACAAGAACAAGATAAACTTGCCGCGCTTTCGCAAGCCGATCTTTGGCTAGTTCGCCCAGATAAAGAAGTTGGGCGTGCATTCTTAGTCTCCAATAACTACCGCACGATTTTAGATTGGAACAAATCAAATTACTTCGGCGTGAGCATCGGTATGTTTGCTGATCGCATTAAGATGGCCACCGGCTTGTAG